TGTTCCAGGCCTTCGACGGCTACTGGGGCGAGAAGCCCAGCATCAAGAACGTGATCCGTCAGAAGGTGCCTGAGCTCGCGGCCCGTCAGCAGGCGCTGCTGCGCGGCGACGCCGACATCATCGAAGGCGGCGGCCGCAGCGTGGACGAGGCGCAGATCAAGGGCAAGCCCGGCGTGACCTGGGTGGACGGCCTGCCCAACACCACCTCTACCGCCATCTTCATGAACGAGAAGATCCAGGGCAAGGGCAACTCCCTGCTGGGCAGCGGCAAGCTGGACGGCAAGGGCATTCCCGCCAACTTCTTCAGCGACGTGAACGTGCGCCGCGGCTTCTCGTACGCCTTCGACTACGACGGCTACATCAAGGACGTGCAGAAGGGCCAGGGCATGCAGCGCACCATGCTGATGCCCGACAGCTTCCCCGGCTACGATCCCAAGGTCAAGAAGTACACCTTTGACCCCGCCAAGGCCACCGAGTACTTCAAGCGCGCCTGGGGCGGACAGGTCTGGAAGAACGGCTTCACGCTGACCGCCAACTACCGCGCCAACTCGGTCGGGGCCCAGACGGCCATGGAAATCCTCAAGAAGAACATCGAGTCGCTGAACCCCAAGTTCCGCGTGAACATCCAGTCCAAGCAGTGGTCTGAAATGCTCGCCGATTCCAAGAAGGGCGAGGAAGCCATGATCCTGATCGGCTGGGCTCCGGACTACGCCGACGCCGACAACTTCATGTACACCTTCTACGCCTCGGACGGCTACTACAGCCCCCGCGCCAACTGGAAGGACGCCAGCGTGGACAAGTGGCTCAAGCAGGCCCGTTCGACCGTGAACGTCGCCGAGCGCAACCGCCTGTACAGCCTCATCGGCAACCGTGCCTACGAGCAGGCCCCGTTCATCCTGGTGCCCGCACCGGTCAACTACACCTTCCAGAGCAGCCGACTCAGTGGCGCGCCGATCACCAAGGCCGGCTTCAACCCCATGACGTCGCTGAACTGGAAGGATCTGTCCAAGAAGTAAGCGCCAACAGGACCTGACAGGTTCTTCACAGGCGGGCAGGGGAGTCACCACGCGGGTGTCCCTGCCCGCCTTCTGTGCTTGAGGGCCCTTTTGCTTTGACCGTGTCCTTGTGTAGACTGGCTCGCCCTATACTTGGCAAACCTTCTGCACCTGGCTGTCAAGCTGTCCGCCCGACCCGTTGTCATTTTTCATCCGTTGAACCCGAGGCCCCCGCATGCTGAACTTCACCATCCGACGGCTGATCCAGATTCCGCTGGTCATGCTTGTCCTGTCCGTCATCGTCATCGGGCTGACACAGTTGCTGTCGCCCGAGCAACGCGCCGCGCCGTACATCCGTTCCGAACAGCAGGCCGCACGTCTGGAACAGATCATCACGGAACGCGGCCTGCGCGACCCCTTTCCGGTCCAGTACGGGCGCTGGTTTTCCAACACCATCCGCGGCGACCTGGGCTTTTCCAAGGCCAGTGGCAAGGACGTGATTCCCACCATCCAGGAACGTCTGCCGAACACCATTGAGCTGACGCTGGTCACCGCGCTTCCCATTCTGCTGCTGTCCATCTGGCTGGGCACGCTGAGCGCCCTGCACAAGGACAAGCTGCTTGACCAAATCCTGCGTGTGCTGGTGGTCTTTGGCTACAGTCTGCCCACCTTCGTGCTGGGCATCGTGCTGCTGGCGGTGTTCTATGCGTATCTGGGCTGGCTGCCCGGCGCCGGACAGCTGGAGATCATCAACCAGTTTGCCGTGGGCGACCTGCGGCGCTATACCGGCATGATGTCGATAGACGCCGCGCTCAACGGCCGCTGGGACATCGCTTGGGACGCGCTGCGCCACATGATCCTGCCCGCCGTGACGCTGATGATCGTCCTGAGCGCCAACCTGGTCAAGGTGATGCGCAACAGCATGCTGGAAGTGCTGACCAGCGATTACGTGCGTACGGCCCGGGCCAAGGGCCTGTCCTCGCGGGTGGTGAACGGCAAGCACGCCCGCCGCAACGCCCTGCTGCCCATCGTGACGCTGGGCGGCTTCCTGGTGATCGGGCTGCTGGGCGGCTCGATCATCACCGAGACCATTTTCGCCTACCCCGGCATCGGGCAGTGGTTTGTGCAATCCGCGCTGCAGCTGGACATTGCCGGCGTGCTGGGCTTCACGCTGCTCTCGGCCCTGTTGGTGGTCGTGATGAGCACCGCCGTGGACATCCTGTACGGCGTGATCGACCCGCGCGTGAGGTTCCACTGATGCGCGCGCACCTGCCAGGAGGACAGGCATGACGACCACTTCTGCCCCCGTTGCCCTTGAAAAACGCGGCGCATTCCAGATGTTCTGGACCGGCCCGGCCATGCGCAAGCTGCGGCGCAATCCGCTCGCCATCGGCGGACTGATCATCACACTGCTGTTCGCCCTGCTTGCGCTGTTCGCGCCGCTGGTGGCCCGGCCCACCGGCAACTGCCTGCGCGACCTGGGCATGACCAGCCAGAGCCAG
This is a stretch of genomic DNA from Deinococcus aerophilus. It encodes these proteins:
- a CDS encoding ABC transporter substrate-binding protein, with protein sequence MKKLVTLSSLLVISAALAASPADTLVIQSAADVPTMDPGVTYDTSSSALVDNMYETLLTYDGASLTKLVPQLATKWTVSNGGKTYTFDLRKGVKFHSGATMTCADAEYTIERNLVTNSGASGNWFIAESLTGSQSNAADDKSITWAKIDKSVECNNAGQLVFTLPAVDPAFLAKLAYTGQAIVEKAYSAKIGEWDGTEATWKDWIGKDLTGSNLSKQPNGTGPYRLVRADANNHLFQAFDGYWGEKPSIKNVIRQKVPELAARQQALLRGDADIIEGGGRSVDEAQIKGKPGVTWVDGLPNTTSTAIFMNEKIQGKGNSLLGSGKLDGKGIPANFFSDVNVRRGFSYAFDYDGYIKDVQKGQGMQRTMLMPDSFPGYDPKVKKYTFDPAKATEYFKRAWGGQVWKNGFTLTANYRANSVGAQTAMEILKKNIESLNPKFRVNIQSKQWSEMLADSKKGEEAMILIGWAPDYADADNFMYTFYASDGYYSPRANWKDASVDKWLKQARSTVNVAERNRLYSLIGNRAYEQAPFILVPAPVNYTFQSSRLSGAPITKAGFNPMTSLNWKDLSKK
- a CDS encoding ABC transporter permease: MLNFTIRRLIQIPLVMLVLSVIVIGLTQLLSPEQRAAPYIRSEQQAARLEQIITERGLRDPFPVQYGRWFSNTIRGDLGFSKASGKDVIPTIQERLPNTIELTLVTALPILLLSIWLGTLSALHKDKLLDQILRVLVVFGYSLPTFVLGIVLLAVFYAYLGWLPGAGQLEIINQFAVGDLRRYTGMMSIDAALNGRWDIAWDALRHMILPAVTLMIVLSANLVKVMRNSMLEVLTSDYVRTARAKGLSSRVVNGKHARRNALLPIVTLGGFLVIGLLGGSIITETIFAYPGIGQWFVQSALQLDIAGVLGFTLLSALLVVVMSTAVDILYGVIDPRVRFH